AGTTCGGGGTGATCGTAAAAATCCCTGTTGCTGCCCCTGCTGCCGTCTTTGCGTTTATTGTAATCGAGCACATCAACCTGGCAGTAAACCGGGTGGTCAAATTCGGTGTTCAGGAACTCATCAACCTCCACTTTCTGAATTTTAAGGTGATCGAGAATTTCCCTGGCTCCCTGGCTCACTTTCCCGCTTCCGGAAAGTACGATCTTAAGAGGCGGGATTGAAATTTTATCGAGCTCCTGCTGAATGGCATTCAGGTGGGGCAGGTTTTCAGCTTTAGGGAGTTCAAAAATGCCATTTTTGAGACCTATTCCGCGAAATCCGTTGTAGGCGCCCACAATTCCGGCATATCTTCCGAAGCCAATGAGTCGGCCGCCAGTTTCATTTATAATGACCTCGTGGTCGTAAAGTTCAATATTTTTTTTAAGGATCTCCCTGAGTAAATCTCGGTTGTAAGGCTGCTTTTTTATGGTATGGGAAAAGAAAAAGTACTTTTTACCGGCAATAAGATGAGGCAGCGGCACTTCTTTCACGCCGAGCATCACGTCACAACCGGAAATATCTTCTACCACTTCAAAACCTGCCTGCCTGTACTCCTCGTCGCTAAAGATCCTGATATCTGAACTTTCTATCTTAAAACTGGCATCGGGAAATTGCTTTACGGCTTCCCGGAGTTCTTCAGGAGAGAATACTACACGACGATCTGGGGGAGTTTTTCGCTCTTTTATAAGGGCAAATTTTATCATACTAGAACAGCTTTTTAAAGGGTTTGGATTTTCTCAAATATAAGAATTATAAAGGCTGTCAAAAATGCCATTTTTGAAAAGACTTTGAGATGGCTGTGCTCCAGGAATTAAAAACTTTGTTGTTTGTCGAAAGAGGCAAGATGGCTTCGCCTGCCTAACGGCAAACAGGCTGCAAGAACATGGAGTCAAAACTTTGCTCAGAAAACTGATTAACAGGGATTTAAAATCTTATTTTATAAATTGAGATCAAAATTTATTCAGCAACTGTATTAGTTGTGTATTCGCGGCCTTAGCTCCTGTTTTATTGAATGGACCACACTGAATCAAAAACCGGATTTGCTTGTAATGTCACAAATTTTCCTATTTTTGTTCCTCTTGTGCAAAACCTGTTTCAGAACTGGTTTTGGCATGAAAAGTGCAATAATATTGCAGAAGTTCTTTACATATTGGGGTCGACTTGGTTTTGACAGCGAGTCTAATTGAGTTGTAAGCACGTCGAGCGCTGGGAAATAGCTCGTAAATCTCATTTTTCATACTTTTTAAACGGCGAGAATAACTACGCCTTGGCTGCATAATCTGAATCATAGTAGGATATGCTTAGTCCCTACAAGGTAGGGAGCCGAGATGTCTCGCGGGAGCCTTGATTTACGGCGCCCGCACCAGAGGCACCGACAAAGTAAATATAGGAACTGCAGGGCCTTGATGCAGTTTTGAAGCTTAATTGAGGATACGTGTAAAGTTGGTGGTTTTCGGCCGGCTTTGCATCGACAACCAAGCGAAAACTAAGCGTGTAGAATGCAGCTGAATTGCTTGTTTGGACGAGGGTTCGAACCCCTCCGACTCCACTATTAAAAGCCGTATTTCCTTTATCAATAAGGGTTTACGGCTTTTTTGTTTTCTAATTTGTACGGTTTCTGTACGGTAACTGAAAATTAACTTCAGATCAGGTAAGGAAAATTTAATTTATCTTTGTTGGTGTTAGCATTTAGCCGTGCTAATAATTTGAACAGAAAAAGGGCGTTCCGTTGAGGTTCGCCCTTTTTTATGGTTTCGGAAAACTCGTCTTGCCAACTCCCTAACCCTCGTCCAAACAATAGAAAATTCCTTTTTAGCGTTCGAATAACAATAAATAAAATTCCTTTTTAGTGTTTGAGTAACAATAGGTTCTAACTTGTAACAGATACTCGAATATTACGCGCGTAAGACTTCCAAAAAACCTTGTACTAACCTTGTACTTATTCCTGTTCAAGTGGTTCAATAACGTTTAAATCAAGTCCTAAAAATAAAGGGCGTTCCTTAGTATGTTTAAAACGTTTCCAGTACTCCTTAAATTCCTGAATTAATACTTCAGGTGGTTTCGTTTCATCTGCAAAGAGAATTAACGCCCTGTACAATATTTCACAAATTTGGGTGCTGTTCAGGTTTTGGGTTTCCATTAATTGAATTAACTCTTCGCCTGTGGAAATTCTAAATTCTTTATTCATCTGCTTCAGGATTAATACCACTACCTAAATTGATAACGATAGGTTGAAAATCTTTTTCGCTTGCCTTTAGTTCCGTTGATCTTAAAGTAGGTAATACAAATTTTGCCAAATCTAAAAGGGCTTTAATACGTTGTTCAGGTGCTAACTGTTCCAGGTCTTCTTGTATCTTATCAAAATTAGCTTCTAACAAGTCTTTAAAACGCTCCCTTGTTTCTTCGGTTGTTCTGTTCTTTTTCCCGGCTCTTGTTGATCTTTTCCCGGCTTCTTTTGCTGTTTCACTTGTAAAACTCATAATGTTAGTTTGTGTTAGTTTAACGTGGTTCTTAATTGTTGTAATCGGTTCAGGTAAGGTAAAAACCTATTGTTCCCGTTGTGGCTTTTAACCGTTTGCAGGTGGCTTTTAAGGAATTGAGAAACGTTAGTTATTACCGTGCATTGATTAAGCCGTACTGGTTCGGGTGGTAACCTCATCTTTTCAAAATACCTTTCCAATTCTGAAATATCGGTTTGCCAGTCTTCAGGCTCTTTTTTTATGGTTTCCGAAAATTCAAAATCTTCTGTTTCCTTTTTAGGCTGTCTAATCTTTCTAACTTCGGTAACAGGTTCTTTAATTTCGGGTACTGGTTCGGGTGGTTTTTGTTTAGGTTTCCTTTTTCTAAAGTTCTGCCAGTCCTGCTTAATTAAATAGTCTGCAATATCGTTTCCCTCTTTTTTATCTGCTTCAGGTGCTAACTGTTCCAGTAGATCAGAAAAAATAAACCGCGTTCCCGGTAACCTGCTTTCTATTCCTGTGGCTTTCTGCTTCCATTCTTTAAAGGTTTGCCCGTCTTTTGATAAGTCAGGAAAGGTTAAAACTGTTCTGCCTTTTAATACCTTTAGTTTATCAAATTTGAAACTGCTCTTGTTGTAAACCGCTAACCAAATAAGGTCTTCAGGTTGTTCAGGAAATCCAAAATACAACGTACCGTAAAAAGCCGTTTTAGGGGCTTCTACTAACGCAACAGGGTTTAACGGGTACTTACTTAATAAATGTTCCCCAAATAGGCAGGAAACCTTTAATTCATTCTTATTATACGCCTGTAACCAGTTCGGCAAAGGTTCATTTCTTTTACTGTGGTGCTTATCAATAATAGAGTGTAAAAAGTCCGTTCCTGTGGTGTGGTTGCTTTTATTAAATTGTTTTACCTGTACGGCTCTAATATTGCCTTTAAGATCAATAAAAGGAAAGGTGACCGCGCCTTTTCTGTAACCTGCTTTAATAGTGCCTATCTTGTAAAGTTCAACGGCTTTAGTAACATCTGAAACCTCAAAAGGATAAGGAACGTTATTAAACAGGTTCTGAATAAAAACGTTCTGTTCGTACCTGTCAGGCTCTAACGTCTGTTTAAGTACCTCAACAGGAATAAAGGCAGGTTTAGACTTTAAAGGTTTTTTGATAGTCACTACGCGCGCGTATTGGTCGGGTTTCCAGTTCCCGTTAAACGTTCCCTGTTCCTGTTCTTTTATCATTTGAGAATAGCCGTTTTTATACGGGTTCAGGTGGTAACCGCATTTACTTTCACGGTCGCAACGTCCGTACTGGTTCGGCAAATATTCCCCTGTTTCGGTATCTACATAATGAACAAAACGTTTTTTATTACAAGCCGGGCAAAAGTCTTTTTTACTGCCTTTCTCTAAAGTGTATCGGTGCTGTTCCATTTTTTTAGAAATTACCTGTGGCATTTGGCACAAGCGGCATTTGTGGCATTAATAAACCTTAGTTTGTGCCGTTAGTGCCGTTAGTGCCTTGTGCCAATAGAGGTTAAAACCTTTTTTCGTATTCCCCTCTTTTGTAGTTGTTGAATAATTCCCGGTTTGCCAAAAGGCGTTTATACGTCCTTTCTGCTATTCCGAAATCATTTGCTAACTCTAACCCCTCGCTTGTGGTAAACTCTTCAGGTAAGGCGTTGTAAAGGTTCTTTTTGTCGCCCGGTAATTTATCTACGGGGCTTGTATTGGTTAAGATCGTGTGTACTTTTAAAGCCGAATTTTTAAAGTACTCAACAAGTTTTAACGCTCCCTTTACGGCTTCAACGGTAACCGCTTGTTTGTTACTTTCTCCACAAGCGTAACGCAATAATTCAAGGTTTAAAGCCAGTCGCAAGGCGTATTGTTCAAACTTTGCATAAATTCCGCTCAAGGCTTCATTATCTGCCTTATTGCTCAAGTCTGTTACTGTCTTTTGCCATTCAAATAATAATTGTTTGGCTTCAGGTGTAAACTTTAGAACGGTGGGTTTAGGGTTGAGGTTCTCATCTTGTTCAAGGTCTAAATCCAAAAGGTTATTTATAACAGCGTTCCAATTTTGAATTATTACTTCATCTAACTGGTTTTCGCTCCAATACTCCTTTTTAAGATCGTCAGGAATAACAAATAAAATCCTGTCAAGAAACCCGTTTTCGGTTCTGTCTTTTGCCAGTTCATTTAGTACGCCCGGTTGTATTGTTCCTGCAACAGAAATAAAGGGTTCAGGTATGTAAATAGGCTCGCTTGTTTTCCTGTTAATCCTTAAAGGTTTTCCGCTCCATACGCTTAACCAAAATTGCTCTTCGCTCCCTTTGTTGTATCGGTTGAAGTTTTTAAACCAGCTTGCTAACTCATCTGCATAAACTCCAATACCTCTTTTATTGAATTTATGAACGTCTGTAAGTGCTTCGGGTGTAAAATCAGTTATAAGGTGCTGTTCCCAAATAGGCTGTACTGGTTCGTCATAACCTTGCGCCTCCCTTTCCTTTTTGTTTAGACTGCTAACAAGATCGTATTCCTGCTTTAGTTCCTGGTAACCTTTAAAACGCTGTTTGTCGCGCTCTTCAATAGGCTTTAAAGCAAAGGTTAAAGGGTGGCTTTTATTTGTTCCTGCTCTTCCAACAATTGAAAGGTATAAAACGGCTGTTTGCTCAAATACTCCATTATGTATTTTGTGAGTGTTACCGACTGCAACAGAAACAGCGTAAAGCATTGACGCGCCAATAAAGTCAGTAGGATAATTTAAACTTCGGT
This Salinimicrobium tongyeongense DNA region includes the following protein-coding sequences:
- a CDS encoding DUF6965 family protein; the protein is MEQHRYTLEKGSKKDFCPACNKKRFVHYVDTETGEYLPNQYGRCDRESKCGYHLNPYKNGYSQMIKEQEQGTFNGNWKPDQYARVVTIKKPLKSKPAFIPVEVLKQTLEPDRYEQNVFIQNLFNNVPYPFEVSDVTKAVELYKIGTIKAGYRKGAVTFPFIDLKGNIRAVQVKQFNKSNHTTGTDFLHSIIDKHHSKRNEPLPNWLQAYNKNELKVSCLFGEHLLSKYPLNPVALVEAPKTAFYGTLYFGFPEQPEDLIWLAVYNKSSFKFDKLKVLKGRTVLTFPDLSKDGQTFKEWKQKATGIESRLPGTRFIFSDLLEQLAPEADKKEGNDIADYLIKQDWQNFRKRKPKQKPPEPVPEIKEPVTEVRKIRQPKKETEDFEFSETIKKEPEDWQTDISELERYFEKMRLPPEPVRLNQCTVITNVSQFLKSHLQTVKSHNGNNRFLPYLNRLQQLRTTLN
- a CDS encoding YfjI family protein, whose protein sequence is MEARKLNPEFNDLFEPKKIIDHVEKLKSVTTKEKEAKKNPFPVEVFPKPVQEIITATNRSLNYPTDFIGASMLYAVSVAVGNTHKIHNGVFEQTAVLYLSIVGRAGTNKSHPLTFALKPIEERDKQRFKGYQELKQEYDLVSSLNKKEREAQGYDEPVQPIWEQHLITDFTPEALTDVHKFNKRGIGVYADELASWFKNFNRYNKGSEEQFWLSVWSGKPLRINRKTSEPIYIPEPFISVAGTIQPGVLNELAKDRTENGFLDRILFVIPDDLKKEYWSENQLDEVIIQNWNAVINNLLDLDLEQDENLNPKPTVLKFTPEAKQLLFEWQKTVTDLSNKADNEALSGIYAKFEQYALRLALNLELLRYACGESNKQAVTVEAVKGALKLVEYFKNSALKVHTILTNTSPVDKLPGDKKNLYNALPEEFTTSEGLELANDFGIAERTYKRLLANRELFNNYKRGEYEKRF
- a CDS encoding NAD(P)-dependent oxidoreductase, whose product is MIKFALIKERKTPPDRRVVFSPEELREAVKQFPDASFKIESSDIRIFSDEEYRQAGFEVVEDISGCDVMLGVKEVPLPHLIAGKKYFFFSHTIKKQPYNRDLLREILKKNIELYDHEVIINETGGRLIGFGRYAGIVGAYNGFRGIGLKNGIFELPKAENLPHLNAIQQELDKISIPPLKIVLSGSGKVSQGAREILDHLKIQKVEVDEFLNTEFDHPVYCQVDVLDYNKRKDGSRGSNRDFYDHPELYEGNFRRFAKAADFFIAGHFYGEGAPVFFTAEDAKSPDFRIKYISDISCDIAGPVASTIRPSTIAEPFYGYDAQEEREVDFRSEHAILVMAVDNLPCELPRDASEGFGQMFLENVLPAFFNGDKDGILQRAQMTKNGSLTPRFSYLKDYVKREESEI